The Streptomyces liliiviolaceus sequence CGTCGGTGGGCCTGCCCCTGTTCGGCTCGGCCTACTACAACGCCCCGCACGAGCGGTGCGAGGCCATGGCCCGGGAGCGGCTGGGCGACGAACGGTACGAGGAGTGCGTACGGTCCGGGGCGCGGCTGGGCCGGCAGGCGGCGGTGGGCCGGGCGCTGGGCCGCGCCCGGCCGGAGGCGCTCGGTGCGTCGGCCGCGCCGCGTGGCATCCCGGCACCCCCGGACATGCGAGAACCCGCCGCCTCGCCCACCCGCAAGGGTGGGGAGACGACGGGCTGACGCTCTACGAGCAGGCGCGAGGCCGGTGGTGCCGTGTACGCCTGATCAGCGGGCGTAGTACTCGACGACGAGCTGCTCGTCGCAGATCACCGGGATCTCCTTGCGGTTCGGCTCGCGGTCCAGGCGGAACGCCAGGGCGCCGAGGTTCACCTGGAGGTAGCGCGGGGTCTCACCGTCGGGGGCGAACCCACCGGCACGGGCGACCTCGAACAGCGTCTTGCTGCGGCTGCGCTCGCGGACCATCACGACGTCGTCCGGCTTGACGCGGAACGACGGCTTGTCGACCTTGCCGCCATTGACCTCGATGTGACCGTGCACGACCATCTGGCGGGCCTGGTAGATCGTGCGGGCGATGCCCGAACGCAGAACCAGGGCGTCGAGACGACGCTCCAGCTCGATGACCAGGGCCTCACCGGTCTTGCCCTGCGTCTTGGCGGCACGCTCGTAGGCGCGGACGAGCTGACGCTCGGACACGTCGTACTGCGCGCGCAGACGCTGCTTCTCCAGCAGACGGACCTTGTAGTCCGAGTTCTGCTTGCGGCCGCGGCCGTGCTCGCCCGGCGGGTAGGGGCGGGCCTCGAAGTACTTGACGGCCTTCGGGGTCAGCGCGATGCCGAGGGCACGCGACTTCTTGACCTTGGGGCGGGACTGGTTCGTCATGAACCAAACACCTCGTGATTTCTGATGTGAATACGGCTTCACCAGGGTTAGGGGAGGTCGCATCCGCAGCCAGGGAAACCCTTCGGGTCCTTCACGGACCTGTGGGGCAGCCGCTCCCTGAGCTGGGCACATGTGCAGCACGCGAGTGGCCCACCGACCGTTTCCCGGATACTTCCGAGATGGTGGTGGGCTGCCCGCGACACCTTCGACGGTGCGCGACGCTCCTGGATTCCTCACCCGGGGGTGAGGGCTCCGGCTGCATGTCCCGTTCTGGTGGTGCCGACTTCCTCGTTGAAGGAGGCCGGACACGGGACGCAGCGCTTGGGAGAGTCTACAGGGTGATCAGGACCGCCCTCGACCGAGGTGTTTCCTGGTCCATTCCACCGCGTCCGCGTAGCGCGCCTCGGCGCCGTGCCGGGTCGGGGTGTAGTACTCCCGGTCCTTCAGCTCCTCGGGCGCGTACTGCTGGGCGGCGATGCCTTCGGGGAGGTCGTGCGGATACACGTACCCCTGTGCGTGGCCGAGCTTGGCCGCGCCCTTGTAGTGCCCGTCCCGCAGGTGCATGGGCACGGGGCCCGCGTGGCCCTTGCGCACGTCCTCCATGGCGGCGCCGATCGCCGTCGTCGCGGCGTTCGACTTCGGGGCCAGGGCGAGGGCGATGGTGGCGTGGCTGAGGGTGAGCGCGGCCTCGGGAAAGCCGATCATGGCGACGGCCTGGGCGGCGGCCACCGCCACCGGCAGGGCGTTCGGATCGGCCAGGCCGATGTCCTCGCTGGCGGAGATCATCAGACGGCGGGCGATGAACCGGGGGTCCTCGCCGGCCTCGATCATCCGGGCCAGGTAGTGCAGCGCCGCGTCCACGTCCGAGCCCCTGATCGACTTGATCAGGGCGCTGGCCACGTCGTAGTGCTGGTCGCCGTCGCGGTCGTACTTCACCGCGGCCCGGTCGACGGTCTCCTCCAGGGTCTGGAGGGAGATCTCGGCGTCCTTCTTGTCGAGCGCGGCCCCGGCGGCGGCCTCCAGGGCGGTGAGGGCACGCCGGGCGTCGCCGCCGGCGATCCGCAGAAGGTGGTCCTCGCTCTCCTCCGGAAGTGTGAGAGCGCCCTTGAGACCGCGTTCGTCGGCGAGCGCCCGGCGCAGCAGCCCGCGCAGGTCGTCGTCCGTGAGCGGTTCGAGGGTCAGGAGCAGCGAGCGGGACAGCAGCGGGGAGATGATCGAGAAGTACGGGTTCTCCGTGGTCGCCGCGATCAGCGTCACCCAGCGGTTCTCCACGGCCGGGAGCAGGGAGTCCTGCTGGGCCTTGCTGAAGCGGTGGATCTCGTCGAGGAAGAGGACGGTCTCCTTGCCGTACCCCCCGGTGGCCCGGCGGGCGCCCTCGATGACCGCGCGGACCTCCTTGACGCCGGCGGTGATCGCGGAGAGCTCCACGAAGCGCTTGTTCGTCGCCTTGGAGACCACGTACGCCAGGGTCGTCTTGCCGGTGCCGGGCGGGCCCCAGAGGATCACCGAGGAGGGTCCGGCCGGGCCGCCGCCGCCCTCGCCGACGAGTCTGCGCAGGGGCGAGCCCGGCTTCAGCAGATGCTGCTGGCCCTCGACCTCGTCGAGCGTGCGCGGGCGCATCCGGACGGCCAGGGGGCTCCCCGACGGGTCCTTCTCCTGGCGTTCTTCGGCTGCGGCGGTAAACAGGTCGGGCTCCACGTGCGAAACCCTATGCCACGCCACTGACAACGCGGCCGGGCCCTTGTCACACAAGGGCTCCGCCGGTCCCCGCAAGGGTTCCGCGGGTCGCGCCGCCGGTCGTGTCAGCCGCTCGCGTCAGCTGGTCCAGAAGTCCCACCAGCGCGTCAGGATCAGCATGCCGATGATCCCGATGTGCAGGACCGGCAGCACCCAGGCGAACTCGTCGAGGAACCCCTTCAGCCAGCCGGGCGCGGGCAGCAGGCCGTTGCGGACGTTGTGCGAGGTGACGGCCCAGAACATGATGATCGTCGCGACCCAGGCGAGGCAGCACCACAGGCAGAGCGAGTTGATGTTGTACAGCGACTGGTACTGCAGCCAGGTCACGAATCCGACGCCGAACAGCGTGCCCGCGTTGAAGGTCAGCCAGTACCAGCGCGGATAGGTCGCCCGCCCGAGCAGACTCACACCGACGGCGATCACGATGCCGTACGCCACGAGGCCCATCATCGGGTTGGGGAACCCGAAGACGGAGGCCTGGTCGCTCTTCATGATGTTGCCGCACGAGACGACCGGGTTCAGGCTGCAGCCCGGCGTGAAGTTCGGGTCCTCCAGCAGCTTGAACTTGTCGATCGTGATGACCCAGGAGGCCAGCAGCCCGGCCGCGCCCGTGATCATCAGCAGCAGGGCGAGGAACCGCCCGCCGCCCACGGTCCGTGGGACTCCCGCGGCTCCCTGATCGGTGGAGACGCCTTCCCTGACTGTCGTCTTGCTCATCACGCCGTTTCCGTAGCTTGAGAGGACCTTCCGGGCACGGTCATTGTGCCGCACACGCGCGTGTGTCCACCGTTCGATGGACATAAGGAAGTACGTACGGCCGTCCCGGAACGCTCGCTTCGGCGGGACGCTCGTTCGCATGACAGCACACGCGAACGAACTCGCGGTCGCCGTACGGGGGCTGCGCAAGCGGTACGGCGACATCACCGCCGTCGACGGCATCGACCTCGGCATCCGGCAGGGCGAGGTGTTCGGCCTGCTCGGACCCAATGGCGCGGGCAAGAGCACCACGGTGGAGATCCTCCAGGGCAATCGTTCCCGCGACGCGGGCGAGGTCTCGGTGCTCGGCACCGATCCGGTGAACGCCACGCGCGCGTGGCGCTCGCGGGTCGGCATCGTCTGGCAGGACGAATCCGCGCCCCCCGAGTTGACGGTGGGCGAAACGGTCCGCCATTTCGCGCGCTACTACCCGGCGCCGCGCGACCCGGAAGAGGTCATCGGCCTGGTCGGCCTGGAGCAGAAGACGGGCAGCCGGATCAAGGCGCTCTCGGGCGGGCAGCGGCGCCGGCTCGACGTGGCGCTCGGCGTGATCGGCGGCCCCGACCTGCTCCTCCTGGACGAGCCCACGACCGGTTTCGACCCGGCGGCCCGGCGGCAGTTCTGGGAGCTGATCCGCAGGCTCGCCGACGAGGGCACCACGATCCTGCTCACCACGCACTACCTGGAGGAGGCGGAGGCGCTCGCGGACCGGCTCGCGGTGATCGCGCGCGGACTGGTCGTGGCCGAGGGCGAACCGGCCGAGCTGCGCGACCGGTTCGGCACCGAGGCGGTCGTCGGGTGGACGGAGTCCGACGGCTCCCCCCGCACGGAGCGCACCGGCACGCCCACGCGGACGGTCGCCGAGCTCATGCGCCGCTTCGACGGGGAGATCCCGGGGCTGCGGGTGGTCCGCCCGACCCTGGAGAACGTCTATCTGCGGCTCACGGGCCAGGAGGACACACGATGACCACGACGACGGCACGGGTGCGTACGCGGGAGGCCGGCACGGGCCGGCTCCCGGCGGCCTGGCGGCTCGGGTTCCACCGGGGCGCCCTGGAGATCAAGCAGTTCTTCCGGTTGCGCGACCAGGTGGTCTTCACCTTCGCCTTCCCCATCGTGTTCCTCTTCCTCTTCGCGTCGATCTTCAGCGACGACGTGACGGGCGCGGGCGTCACCGCCTCGCAGCTGTACGTGCCGGCGATGATGGCCGCGGGCATCATGACCACCAGCTTCCAGTCGCTCGGCATCTCGATCGCGATCGAGCGTGACGAGAAGGTGCTGCGCCGGCTGCGCGGGACTCCGATGCCGCCGGCCGCGTACTTCATCGGGAAGATCTGGCTGGTTCTGGTCACCGGCTTCCTGGAGACGGTGATCCTGCTTCTCGTCGGCATCACGTTCTACGGCGTGGAGCTGCCCTCGGACGCCGTGAAGTGGCTGCACTTCGGCTGGATCTTCCTGCTGGGCCTGACGGCGTGCGCCCTGCTCGGCATCGCGATCAGCTCGGTCCCGAAGACCGGCAAGAGCGCGACCTCCGTGGTCGTGCTGCCCTTCCTGGTGCTGCAGTTCATCTCCGGCGTCTACATCTCGATCGACACCATCCCGGACTGGATGCTGAACATCAGCGCGGTGTTCCCGCTGAAGTGGATGTGCCAGGGGCTGCGCGGGGTGTTCCTGCCGGAGTCGGCGCAGGTCCTGGAGCAGGCGGGCAGCTGGGAGTTCGGTCGGATCGCGCTGGTGCTCGGGGCGTGGTGCGTCGGAGGATTGCTGCTGTGTCTGCTGACCTTCCGCTGGAAAACCCGCCGCGACGGATGAGCGGCACAGCCATGGACCACGGCGACGGTGCCTACACCTGGGACCGCTCCTTCCGGCTCTGGGACTCGTACTTCGCCGTGGTGTGGGCGGCCACCCTGGTGTTCGTGCTCGGCACGGACTTCCCGGGGTGGCACACCCGCGTCGTCGCCGCGGCCCTGCTGGTCCCGCTGGTCCCCTGGTACGTCCTGATGGGCCGCCCGATCCTCAGGAGCGAACCGCCCGACGAGCGGCGGGCCCTCGCGTTCCTCGCCGGATGCCTGGCGCTGTTCCTCCCGTCGGCGATCCTGGTGGGCGAGACCCGGCTGATGACGTTCGCGCTCGTCCCTCCGTGCTTCATGGCGCTGTGCCTGCGCCGGGCCCTGGCCGCGGTCGTCGTCATCAACCTCGCGCCGGTGGTGGGCTGGGCGCTGCTGTGGTGGCCCAGCGACCACGCCGTCTTCTTCAACTCCGTGTTCGCCGTGGTCACCCTGGTCTTCTCGGCGGCCGTCGGCAGTTGGATCATCCGGGTCATCGAGCAGAGCCAGGACCGGGCCACGCTGATCGCCGAACTGGACGCCAGTCGCCACGAACTCGCGCGGCTCTCGGCCGCGCACGGCGCGCTGGCCGAGCGGGAGCGCCTCTCCCGGGAGATCCACGACACGCTCGCGCAGGGCTTCACGAGTCTGCTGATGCTCACGCAGGCCGTCGAGGCGGAGCTGGACCGCTCCGACGCGGCGAAGGCCCGCCGGCATCTGGCCCTGATGGAGGCGACCGCGCGCCAGAACCTCGCCGAGGCGCGGGCCCTGGTCGCCGGCGGTACGCCCGCCGACCTCGACGGGGCGTCCCTGCCCGACGCGCTGCGCCGGCTCGCCGCACGGCACGAGGCGTCGGTGACCGTGTCCGGCCCCGTGCGCCCGCTGCCCGCCGCGGCGGAGGTCGTCATCCTGCGCGCCTGCCAGGAGGCGCTGTCCAACGCCCGCAAGCACGCGGGGAGTTCGGCCGCCGTCGACATCGAACTGATCCACTCCTCCGGAGAACTCTCGGTGCGTGTGGGCGACGACGGGTGCGGCTTCGACCCCTCCCTGCCGTCCGGCGGTTACGGGCTCGTGGGGCTGCGCGCGCGGGCCGCCGAGGTGGGCGGGACGACGGTGGTCCGCAGCGCGCCCGGCGAGGGCACCACGGTCACGGTCCGGCTCCCCGTACCGCTCGCACCACTCGCATCACTCGCACCACTCGAAAGGGGTACCCCGTGATCCGGATCGTCCTCGCCGACGATCATCCCGTCGTACGCGAGGGGCTGCGCGCGATGCTCAGCGCCGAACCCGATCTGGATGTCGTGGCCGACGCCTCCAGCGGGCCCCAGGCCGAGGCCCTGGCCGCGGAACTCCGGCCGGACATCGTCCTGATGGACCTGCGGATGCCCGGCGGCGGGGGCGTCGACTCCATCCTCCGGATGACCGAGGCGGGGCTGCCGTGCCGGATCGTGGTCCTCACCACGTACGAGACCGACCGGGACATCCTGCGGGCCGTCGAGGCCGGGGCGGCGGGTTATCTGCTCAAGGATCTGCCGCGGGGTGAACTGGCGGACGCGGTGCGGGCCGCCGCGCGCGGTGAGACCGTCCTGGCGCCGTCGGTCGCCGCGCGGCTGGTGGACCAGCTGCGTACGAAGCCGGAGGTTCCGCGGTTGTCCGCGCGGGAGGTGGCGGTGTTGCGGCTGGTGTCCGAGGGGTGCACGAATGCCGAGATCGGGCGGCGGTTGTTCATCGGGGAGTCGACGGTGAAGACGCACTTGCTGCGGGCGTTCGGCAAGCTGGGGGTCGACGACCGGACGGCGGCGGTCACGAGTGCGATGCGCTTCGGCTTGCTGGAGTGACCTTTCCTCGCCCCCGCCGCCCCTACCCGTCCCGTCACTGACTCGGGGGCCAGCCCCCGAACCCCCGGTCCTCAAACGCCGGACGGGCTGAAAACGATTCAGTCCGTCCGGCGTTTGAGGACGAGCGCGCAGCGCGATCAAGGGGGGCGAGGGGGCGCAGCCCCCATGCGTGGACGGGAACGGGTAGGGGCGGCGGGGGCGAGGAAAGCCCCTAGCTCAGCCTCGACTCAAGCTCCGCCACGATCTCGTTGAGGCCCACCGCCACCTGCTCCCCCGACTCCATGTCCTTCAGCTGCACGACCCCCTCGGAGAGGTCCCGCTCACCGGCGACGACCGTGTAACGCGCCCCACTACGGTTCGCGTTCTTCATCGCGCCCTTCAGCCCCTTCCCCCCGTACGAGAAGTCCGCAGCGACCCCGTTCCGACGCAACTCGGTCACCACACCGAAAAGCACCCGCCGCGCCTCCTCCCCCAGCGGCACCGCGAACACACTCGTGGCGGAGGGAAGCTGCAGCGAGACACCCTCGGCCTCCAGCGCGAGGACCGTACGGTCGACGCCGAGCGCCCACCCCACGGACGGCAGCGCGGGCCCGCCGATCATCTCGGAGAGGCCGTCGTAGCGCCCGCCACCACCCACCGCGGACTGCGAGCCGAGCCCGTCGTGCACGAACTCGAAGGTCGTCCGGGTGTAGTAGTCGAGCCCACGGACCAGCTTGGGGTCGTCCTCGTAGGAGACGCCCGCGGCCGTGATCAGCTCGCGCACCTCCTCGTGGTACGCCTTGCACGCGTCGCAGAGGTAGTCCCGCAGGAGCGGGGCGCCCACCAGTTGCTTCTGGACGTCGTCGCGCTTGTCGTCGAGGACGCGCAGCGGGTTGATGTCGGCCCGGCGCAGGGTCTCCTCGTCGAGGTCGAGGCCCCGCAGGAAGTCCTGGAGCGCGGCCCGGTAGACGGGCCGGCACTCCTTGTCGCCCAGCGAGTTGAGCAGGATCCGGAACTCGCGCAGCCCGAGCGAGCGGTACGCCTGGTCGGCCAGGATGATCAGCTCGGCGTCCAGCGCCGGGTCCTCCGCGCCGATGGCTTCCGCGCCGACCTGGGAGAAGTGCCTGTACCGGCCCTTCTGGGGCCGCTCGTAGCGGTAGTAGGAGCCCGAGTACCAGAGCTTGACGGGGAGGTTGCCGACCTTGTGGAGGTTGGCCTCCAGGGCGGCCCGCAGCACGGAGGCGGTGCCCTCGGGGCGCAGCGCCAGCCGGTCGCCGCCCTTGGTCTCGAAGGCGTACATCTCCTTGGTCACGATGTCGGTGGACTCACCGACCCCGCGCGCGAACAGCTCGACGCTCTCGAAGCCGGGCGTCTCGATGTAGCCGTAACCGGAGTTGCGCAGCGGAGCGGCGATCGCCTCGCGCACGGCGAGGTACTTCGCGCTGTCCGGCGGAATCAGGTCGTAGGTGCCCTTGGGGGCCTTGAAGGTGCTCACGGGAAGTTACTCGTCACATTCCTCGTCGAGGAGCGGAGGTCGGGTCCGCTCCGGGGCCGGGCGCCGCCACCTGCCGCAGGTACGGGTTGGTGGCGCGCTCCTGGCCGATGGTCGTCTGGGCGCCGTGGCCGGACAGCACCACGGTCGAGTCGTCGAGCGGCAGGCACACGCGTGCCAGCGAGCCGAGCATCTCGTCCATGTCGCCGCCGGGCAGGTCGGTGCGTCCGATGGAGCCGGCGAAGAGCAGATCCCCGGAGAAGAACACGGAAGGGATCTCCGCGCTCTCGGGCATCCGGAAGGTCACCGACCCCTTCGTATGGCCGGGCGCGTGCGCGACGGAGAAGTCGAGGCCGGCGAGTTTCAGCGCGGCTCCGTCCGTCAGTTCCCGTACGTCGTCCGGTTCGCCGACCGTCAGTTCGCCCATCAGCGGCATGCCGATGGAGCGGCCGAGCGCCCGCTCGGGGTCGCTCATCATGTACCGGTCCTCGGGGTGGATCCAGGCGGGCACGTCGTGCGCGCCGCACACCGGGACCACCGAGGCCACATGGTCGATGTGGCCGTGCGTGAGGACGACGGCGACG is a genomic window containing:
- the rpsD gene encoding 30S ribosomal protein S4 — protein: MTNQSRPKVKKSRALGIALTPKAVKYFEARPYPPGEHGRGRKQNSDYKVRLLEKQRLRAQYDVSERQLVRAYERAAKTQGKTGEALVIELERRLDALVLRSGIARTIYQARQMVVHGHIEVNGGKVDKPSFRVKPDDVVMVRERSRSKTLFEVARAGGFAPDGETPRYLQVNLGALAFRLDREPNRKEIPVICDEQLVVEYYAR
- a CDS encoding replication-associated recombination protein A; this translates as MEPDLFTAAAEERQEKDPSGSPLAVRMRPRTLDEVEGQQHLLKPGSPLRRLVGEGGGGPAGPSSVILWGPPGTGKTTLAYVVSKATNKRFVELSAITAGVKEVRAVIEGARRATGGYGKETVLFLDEIHRFSKAQQDSLLPAVENRWVTLIAATTENPYFSIISPLLSRSLLLTLEPLTDDDLRGLLRRALADERGLKGALTLPEESEDHLLRIAGGDARRALTALEAAAGAALDKKDAEISLQTLEETVDRAAVKYDRDGDQHYDVASALIKSIRGSDVDAALHYLARMIEAGEDPRFIARRLMISASEDIGLADPNALPVAVAAAQAVAMIGFPEAALTLSHATIALALAPKSNAATTAIGAAMEDVRKGHAGPVPMHLRDGHYKGAAKLGHAQGYVYPHDLPEGIAAQQYAPEELKDREYYTPTRHGAEARYADAVEWTRKHLGRGRS
- a CDS encoding vitamin K epoxide reductase family protein is translated as MSKTTVREGVSTDQGAAGVPRTVGGGRFLALLLMITGAAGLLASWVITIDKFKLLEDPNFTPGCSLNPVVSCGNIMKSDQASVFGFPNPMMGLVAYGIVIAVGVSLLGRATYPRWYWLTFNAGTLFGVGFVTWLQYQSLYNINSLCLWCCLAWVATIIMFWAVTSHNVRNGLLPAPGWLKGFLDEFAWVLPVLHIGIIGMLILTRWWDFWTS
- a CDS encoding ABC transporter ATP-binding protein, producing MTAHANELAVAVRGLRKRYGDITAVDGIDLGIRQGEVFGLLGPNGAGKSTTVEILQGNRSRDAGEVSVLGTDPVNATRAWRSRVGIVWQDESAPPELTVGETVRHFARYYPAPRDPEEVIGLVGLEQKTGSRIKALSGGQRRRLDVALGVIGGPDLLLLDEPTTGFDPAARRQFWELIRRLADEGTTILLTTHYLEEAEALADRLAVIARGLVVAEGEPAELRDRFGTEAVVGWTESDGSPRTERTGTPTRTVAELMRRFDGEIPGLRVVRPTLENVYLRLTGQEDTR
- a CDS encoding ABC transporter permease, translating into MTTTTARVRTREAGTGRLPAAWRLGFHRGALEIKQFFRLRDQVVFTFAFPIVFLFLFASIFSDDVTGAGVTASQLYVPAMMAAGIMTTSFQSLGISIAIERDEKVLRRLRGTPMPPAAYFIGKIWLVLVTGFLETVILLLVGITFYGVELPSDAVKWLHFGWIFLLGLTACALLGIAISSVPKTGKSATSVVVLPFLVLQFISGVYISIDTIPDWMLNISAVFPLKWMCQGLRGVFLPESAQVLEQAGSWEFGRIALVLGAWCVGGLLLCLLTFRWKTRRDG
- a CDS encoding sensor histidine kinase, with protein sequence MSGTAMDHGDGAYTWDRSFRLWDSYFAVVWAATLVFVLGTDFPGWHTRVVAAALLVPLVPWYVLMGRPILRSEPPDERRALAFLAGCLALFLPSAILVGETRLMTFALVPPCFMALCLRRALAAVVVINLAPVVGWALLWWPSDHAVFFNSVFAVVTLVFSAAVGSWIIRVIEQSQDRATLIAELDASRHELARLSAAHGALAERERLSREIHDTLAQGFTSLLMLTQAVEAELDRSDAAKARRHLALMEATARQNLAEARALVAGGTPADLDGASLPDALRRLAARHEASVTVSGPVRPLPAAAEVVILRACQEALSNARKHAGSSAAVDIELIHSSGELSVRVGDDGCGFDPSLPSGGYGLVGLRARAAEVGGTTVVRSAPGEGTTVTVRLPVPLAPLASLAPLERGTP
- a CDS encoding response regulator, with translation MIRIVLADDHPVVREGLRAMLSAEPDLDVVADASSGPQAEALAAELRPDIVLMDLRMPGGGGVDSILRMTEAGLPCRIVVLTTYETDRDILRAVEAGAAGYLLKDLPRGELADAVRAAARGETVLAPSVAARLVDQLRTKPEVPRLSAREVAVLRLVSEGCTNAEIGRRLFIGESTVKTHLLRAFGKLGVDDRTAAVTSAMRFGLLE
- the hisS gene encoding histidine--tRNA ligase, with protein sequence MSTFKAPKGTYDLIPPDSAKYLAVREAIAAPLRNSGYGYIETPGFESVELFARGVGESTDIVTKEMYAFETKGGDRLALRPEGTASVLRAALEANLHKVGNLPVKLWYSGSYYRYERPQKGRYRHFSQVGAEAIGAEDPALDAELIILADQAYRSLGLREFRILLNSLGDKECRPVYRAALQDFLRGLDLDEETLRRADINPLRVLDDKRDDVQKQLVGAPLLRDYLCDACKAYHEEVRELITAAGVSYEDDPKLVRGLDYYTRTTFEFVHDGLGSQSAVGGGGRYDGLSEMIGGPALPSVGWALGVDRTVLALEAEGVSLQLPSATSVFAVPLGEEARRVLFGVVTELRRNGVAADFSYGGKGLKGAMKNANRSGARYTVVAGERDLSEGVVQLKDMESGEQVAVGLNEIVAELESRLS
- a CDS encoding MBL fold metallo-hydrolase, with the protein product MLIAGFPAGAWGTNCYLVAPAAGEECVIIDPGHQAAQGVEEALAKHRLKPVAVVLTHGHIDHVASVVPVCGAHDVPAWIHPEDRYMMSDPERALGRSIGMPLMGELTVGEPDDVRELTDGAALKLAGLDFSVAHAPGHTKGSVTFRMPESAEIPSVFFSGDLLFAGSIGRTDLPGGDMDEMLGSLARVCLPLDDSTVVLSGHGAQTTIGQERATNPYLRQVAAPGPGADPTSAPRRGM